From Gemmatimonadota bacterium, one genomic window encodes:
- a CDS encoding MerC domain-containing protein, producing MARLSYQTAGDKIAIVLSTMCAIHCLTLPVALIAFPLLATTFVGDEHFHGLLMWLILPTSILALGLGCRLHKDQFVIGFGILGLSLLVIMVMVGHDLFGEIGERVGTVLGSGFLISGHIRNHHLCRKDDCEK from the coding sequence ATGGCGCGTTTGAGCTATCAAACCGCAGGTGATAAAATTGCCATTGTTCTTTCAACAATGTGTGCGATCCATTGCTTGACATTGCCTGTTGCACTTATTGCGTTTCCGTTGTTGGCAACTACGTTTGTTGGCGATGAACATTTTCATGGGCTTTTGATGTGGCTGATTCTGCCCACCAGTATTCTTGCTCTTGGATTGGGGTGTCGCCTTCATAAAGATCAATTTGTCATTGGTTTCGGTATCCTCGGGCTGTCCCTTCTCGTCATAATGGTTATGGTTGGCCATGATCTTTTTGGGGAAATAGGGGAACGGGTGGGGACCGTTTTAGGGTCGGGATTTTTGATCTCAGGCCATATTCGGAATCATCATTTATGTCGCAAAGATGATTGTGAAAAATAG
- a CDS encoding DUF3299 domain-containing protein has protein sequence MNIQRTVMFILLFAVVLRIDTGSETPPSSTDHRPELQASPLPQMMKGSLWETLATVSYDPYAPTFIPIFSDTLKKMNGKHVELVGFMIPLSAQKKQARFVLTPYSLGGCSFCVGGGGPESLVDVHPSKPIDFTYYPVTITGRLELLQKDPSELFFRISKAEVMDKRDMKNNPGDTY, from the coding sequence ATGAATATACAACGCACGGTAATGTTTATTTTATTATTTGCTGTGGTTTTGAGAATAGATACTGGCAGTGAGACACCGCCCTCGTCAACAGACCATCGCCCAGAACTTCAGGCGTCTCCACTGCCCCAGATGATGAAGGGTTCGCTTTGGGAAACCCTTGCGACGGTGAGTTATGATCCCTATGCGCCGACCTTTATACCCATATTTTCCGATACGTTGAAAAAAATGAATGGCAAACACGTCGAGCTTGTCGGGTTTATGATTCCGCTATCGGCTCAAAAAAAACAGGCGCGTTTTGTTTTGACTCCGTATTCACTTGGGGGATGTTCTTTTTGTGTAGGCGGAGGTGGGCCTGAGTCTCTTGTAGATGTTCACCCGAGCAAACCGATTGATTTTACTTATTATCCCGTTACTATTACAGGTCGTCTGGAACTGTTGCAAAAAGATCCGTCCGAACTCTTTTTTCGCATCAGCAAAGCCGAGGTGATGGATAAGCGCGATATGAAAAACAATCCTGGTGATACATATTAA
- a CDS encoding ABC transporter permease, giving the protein MNLFKISLAYIYRRKLNTLLNMILLGLGTGIVVVLLLFGEQFEENLHRNVQNIDVVVGAKGSPLQLILSSVFHVDVPTGNIPLLEARELAKNRAVAQAIPLALGDNYRGYRIVGTTSEYAKHYRAELVDGTFWDAPYQVVIGAQVANETGLALGDEVISSHGLTAETASEQHESQPFRVVGVLQPTGSIIDRLLLTAVETVWLVHEPHEEEGDGLDHHLESQADENRARDVLGLPMDSEADAEREVTGLLIRYRSPIAAVSFPRYVNKETKFQAASPAFETTRLFALLGVGLEVVRVFGGVLVFAAALSIFVALYNAMKDRRYDLAMMRALGASRGKLFVQVLLEGVLLTLMGTGLGFVLGHASTEVIGVWVREAQHINLTGWIIVSDEFWLIGLALVLGSVSALIPALQVYRTDVAQTLVEVS; this is encoded by the coding sequence ATGAATCTCTTCAAAATTAGTCTGGCCTATATTTATCGGCGCAAGTTGAATACATTGCTCAATATGATATTGTTGGGACTTGGAACGGGTATTGTCGTTGTTTTGTTGCTTTTTGGCGAACAATTTGAAGAGAATTTGCACCGCAATGTTCAAAATATCGATGTCGTTGTGGGTGCTAAGGGCAGTCCTTTGCAATTGATTTTATCCAGTGTCTTTCACGTTGATGTGCCAACGGGAAATATACCGCTTTTAGAGGCGCGTGAACTGGCAAAAAACAGAGCGGTTGCACAGGCGATACCCCTGGCGTTGGGGGATAATTATCGGGGATATCGCATTGTGGGAACGACGTCCGAATACGCCAAACACTACCGGGCGGAATTGGTTGATGGTACCTTTTGGGATGCACCATACCAGGTGGTTATAGGCGCGCAGGTTGCCAACGAGACGGGTCTTGCGCTGGGTGACGAGGTTATTAGTTCGCACGGTTTGACCGCAGAAACGGCTTCTGAACAACACGAATCGCAACCGTTTCGCGTGGTGGGTGTTTTGCAACCAACGGGTTCGATTATCGACCGTCTGTTACTGACTGCTGTGGAAACCGTCTGGCTGGTTCACGAACCGCATGAAGAAGAGGGCGATGGACTGGATCACCACCTGGAGAGCCAGGCCGATGAGAACCGCGCACGCGATGTTCTGGGTTTGCCGATGGACAGTGAAGCCGATGCCGAGCGCGAAGTTACGGGTTTGTTGATTCGCTATCGTTCACCTATTGCAGCCGTGTCATTTCCGAGGTATGTTAATAAAGAGACCAAATTTCAGGCTGCGTCCCCCGCATTTGAGACAACGCGCCTTTTTGCATTGCTCGGTGTTGGGTTGGAGGTGGTGCGGGTTTTTGGTGGGGTTCTGGTGTTTGCAGCGGCGTTGAGCATTTTTGTGGCACTTTATAATGCGATGAAAGATCGGCGATACGATCTGGCTATGATGCGTGCTCTGGGGGCAAGTCGCGGCAAACTTTTTGTTCAGGTGCTTTTGGAGGGGGTCTTGCTTACACTGATGGGCACGGGGTTGGGTTTTGTGCTTGGGCATGCAAGCACTGAGGTGATTGGCGTATGGGTGCGCGAGGCACAGCATATAAATTTGACGGGATGGATTATTGTGTCCGATGAATTCTGGCTCATTGGTCTGGCGCTTGTGTTGGGTAGTGTATCGGCTCTTATACCGGCGCTTCAGGTCTATCGGACAGATGTTGCACAAACACTGGTGGAGGTATCGTGA
- a CDS encoding ABC transporter ATP-binding protein, whose product MFALKHVGHVYGSRLVLDLPEYIEAQPDEKWLLHGPSGSGKTTLLHIIAGLLKPSQGSVHIAKQDIYAMTETARDRFRGQRIGIVFQQFHLFPVFTVLENLLMAHYMAGVPQDKARVQQVLATLGLAGREHAYPSELSFGQQQRVAIARAVVNRPQLLLADEPTSGLDDARSKQVLDLLTSSAREVQATLVVASHDHRITDSFDHCIALDEQMELPA is encoded by the coding sequence ATGTTTGCACTTAAACACGTTGGGCATGTTTATGGCAGTCGTCTTGTATTGGACTTGCCAGAATATATTGAGGCCCAGCCCGATGAAAAATGGCTGTTGCATGGGCCATCGGGAAGCGGGAAGACGACGCTTTTGCATATTATCGCCGGTTTGTTAAAGCCCTCACAGGGCAGTGTGCATATTGCCAAACAGGATATTTATGCAATGACAGAGACTGCTCGCGATCGATTTCGCGGGCAACGCATTGGCATTGTTTTTCAACAATTTCACCTGTTCCCGGTTTTTACGGTGCTGGAAAATTTGCTTATGGCGCATTATATGGCCGGTGTTCCGCAGGATAAAGCGCGTGTCCAACAGGTGCTTGCGACTCTCGGTCTGGCAGGCCGCGAACACGCTTATCCATCGGAACTGAGTTTTGGTCAACAACAGCGCGTGGCAATCGCCCGGGCTGTTGTTAACCGCCCCCAATTGCTGTTGGCCGATGAGCCGACATCTGGATTGGATGACGCGCGCAGCAAGCAGGTGTTGGATTTGCTCACGTCATCGGCGCGAGAGGTTCAGGCAACTCTGGTGGTGGCGTCACATGATCATCGCATTACCGATAGTTTTGACCATTGTATTGCGCTTGATGAACAGATGGAATTGCCCGCATGA
- a CDS encoding GTP-binding protein, with the protein FGDRAQQLVFIGQQMHEAAMRARLDACLLDERLASANSKTWTGLRNPFPELIMVEESE; encoded by the coding sequence CTTCGGCGATCGCGCGCAACAACTTGTCTTCATCGGCCAGCAGATGCACGAGGCGGCGATGCGCGCTCGCCTCGATGCATGCCTGCTCGACGAGCGCCTCGCCTCCGCTAACAGCAAGACCTGGACAGGGTTGCGGAACCCGTTTCCGGAGCTTATCATGGTCGAGGAGTCAGAATGA